One genomic window of Nisaea sp. includes the following:
- a CDS encoding ATP-binding protein — translation MSEQPIETDSSAKNDGPVALPLWDVFRGGLVVSMPAAIALGAITALDAVEPWHAVGAWIVALIIAMGIVRRHYSLLDAIKRHIQRRAGSSAPERASKTGDVLSDIADGIGETAELAAALTRLFRATADRRTQLQALNERHVSIIDNIPDPLIFLNAKGRVQSMNKAARDRFGGRIMGRELSHVARDPALLEAGNAVLAQGGNRTVEISISDPVHRVFNVRIEALPNEQDEQRSALVIFRDLTEIRRIESMRVDFVANVSHELRTPLATLHGFIETLRGPARDDLDAHERFLEIMEQQTSRMTRLVTDLLSLSRIETAEHTAPNEEVALRPLAEHLTAAAELTAARRGIRIALDINPDLPALIANSDEISQVLQNLLENAIKYGRDKSVVTIRADVASDLPASLSLQADHVATISVSDQGDGIPREHIPRLTERFYRVDTARSREMGGTGLGLAIVKHIVSRHRGALTIDSKVGEGSTFTVYIPCRAPAVTKSQTFAAG, via the coding sequence ATGAGCGAACAGCCGATCGAAACAGATTCCTCAGCCAAGAACGACGGTCCGGTGGCACTGCCGCTTTGGGATGTGTTCCGTGGCGGCCTGGTGGTTTCGATGCCGGCCGCGATCGCACTCGGCGCGATCACCGCTCTCGATGCCGTCGAGCCCTGGCATGCGGTCGGCGCCTGGATCGTTGCACTGATTATAGCAATGGGCATCGTGCGGCGGCATTATAGTCTGCTGGACGCCATCAAGCGCCATATCCAGCGCCGGGCCGGTTCCAGCGCACCCGAACGCGCCTCAAAGACCGGCGACGTGCTGTCCGACATCGCGGACGGGATCGGGGAAACCGCAGAGCTCGCTGCCGCTCTGACCCGCCTGTTCCGGGCGACAGCAGACCGGCGCACGCAGCTTCAGGCACTGAACGAGCGTCATGTCTCGATCATCGACAATATCCCGGACCCGCTTATCTTCCTGAATGCCAAAGGCCGCGTTCAAAGTATGAACAAGGCTGCCCGCGACCGCTTTGGCGGCCGTATCATGGGGCGTGAACTCTCCCATGTCGCACGCGACCCCGCCTTGCTCGAGGCCGGCAACGCGGTCCTTGCACAAGGCGGGAACCGAACGGTCGAGATCTCCATCTCGGACCCGGTGCATCGGGTTTTCAATGTCCGGATCGAAGCCCTTCCCAATGAACAGGACGAGCAACGCTCTGCACTGGTGATTTTCCGGGACCTGACCGAAATCCGCCGGATCGAAAGCATGCGCGTCGATTTCGTCGCCAATGTCAGCCATGAGCTACGAACACCGCTGGCGACCCTGCATGGCTTCATCGAAACCTTGCGCGGGCCGGCACGGGACGATCTGGACGCGCATGAGCGGTTTCTTGAGATCATGGAGCAACAGACCAGCCGCATGACCCGGCTGGTCACGGACTTGCTGTCACTCTCCCGGATCGAGACAGCAGAGCATACGGCCCCGAATGAAGAAGTGGCGCTGCGTCCGCTAGCAGAGCATCTGACCGCGGCCGCGGAACTCACCGCGGCACGGCGCGGAATTCGCATCGCGCTCGATATCAATCCCGATCTACCGGCCCTGATCGCCAACAGTGATGAAATCTCTCAGGTGCTTCAGAACCTTCTCGAGAACGCGATCAAGTATGGCCGTGATAAGAGCGTCGTCACCATCCGTGCAGATGTTGCCAGCGATCTGCCCGCATCGTTAAGTTTGCAGGCGGATCATGTCGCCACGATCTCTGTCTCGGACCAGGGTGATGGCATTCCGCGGGAACATATCCCGCGCCTCACCGAACGCTTCTACCGTGTGGACACCGCACGCTCTCGGGAGATGGGCGGCACCGGCCTCGGTCTGGCCATCGTGAAGCACATTGTCAGCCGCCACCGCGGCGCCCTGACCATTGACAGCAAGGTCGGCGAAGGCAGCACTTTCACGGTCTACATTCCGTGCAGGGCCCCTGCCGTCACAAAATCGCAAACTTTCGCCGCCGGCTGA
- a CDS encoding NADP-dependent malic enzyme: MDDAKRMLETEALEFHASGRPGKLEIAATKNLTTQRDLALAYSPGVAYPCLAINKDESKAYEYTAKGNIVAVISNGTAVLGLGDIGAQAAKPVMEGKAVLFKRFADIDGFDLEVDTKDVDEFVNSVRFLGKTFGGINLEDIKAPDCFIIEQRLKELMDIPVFHDDQHGTAIITAAGMINALDLTGRTLENSKMVVNGAGSAAIACVELLKSMGMKDENVILCDSRGVIYQGRDAGMNQWKSKHAVDTPMRTLAEAIKGADIFCGLSAKDAMTKDMVKDMADRPIIFAMANPDPEITPEDVATVRSDAIVATGRSDYPNQVNNVLGFPYIFRGALDVRASEINDEMKIAAANALAELAREDVPDEVGKAYGRTLHYGEGYIIPAPFDPRLIVKVSSAVAQAAMDTGVARNPIADMDAYRAELGARLDPTSSSLQVIFDRIRANPQRVVFAEGEEERVIRAAVTFRNGGYGIPVLVGREDVIKEKIIELGIKGAETLEINNAKLSEHNEAYTEMLYKRLQRKGHIQRDCQRMVHQDRNVFGACMVASGHAEAMVTGLTRNFGVTHEYVTRVLDPKPGQQLMTYSIVINRGRTIFISDTNVNELPSAEELADIAVQTAEHARAFGHTPRVALLSFSNFGYPPREKAVRIRDAVAILDARGVDFEYDGEMSADIALDYEAMKRNYPFCRLTGPANVLVMPALHSANITYKMLQSMSGAAVIGPMLVGLEKPVQIVQMSATVTDLVNAAAIAAHTALGK, encoded by the coding sequence ATGGATGATGCGAAGCGCATGCTTGAGACTGAAGCACTGGAATTTCATGCCTCCGGCCGCCCCGGTAAACTTGAAATCGCCGCGACCAAAAACCTGACAACGCAGCGCGATCTGGCGCTCGCCTACTCCCCTGGAGTGGCCTATCCCTGCCTCGCCATCAACAAGGACGAGAGCAAGGCCTACGAATATACGGCGAAGGGCAATATCGTCGCCGTCATCTCGAACGGTACTGCCGTCCTCGGCCTGGGCGATATCGGGGCACAGGCGGCGAAGCCGGTGATGGAAGGTAAGGCGGTGCTGTTCAAGCGGTTCGCCGATATCGATGGTTTCGATCTTGAGGTCGACACCAAGGATGTCGACGAGTTCGTGAACTCCGTCCGCTTCCTCGGCAAGACCTTCGGCGGCATCAATCTGGAAGACATCAAGGCGCCCGACTGCTTCATCATCGAGCAGCGCCTGAAAGAGCTGATGGACATTCCCGTCTTTCACGACGACCAGCACGGCACGGCGATCATCACCGCCGCCGGCATGATCAACGCGCTGGACCTGACCGGCCGCACGCTCGAGAACTCCAAGATGGTGGTGAACGGCGCCGGTTCCGCCGCCATTGCCTGCGTCGAACTGCTCAAATCCATGGGCATGAAGGACGAGAACGTCATTCTGTGCGACAGCCGCGGCGTGATCTACCAAGGCCGCGATGCCGGCATGAACCAGTGGAAATCAAAGCACGCCGTCGACACCCCGATGCGCACGCTTGCCGAAGCGATCAAGGGCGCGGACATTTTCTGCGGTCTCTCGGCGAAGGACGCCATGACCAAGGACATGGTGAAAGACATGGCCGACCGGCCGATCATCTTCGCTATGGCCAACCCGGATCCGGAAATTACCCCGGAGGATGTGGCCACAGTCCGCTCGGACGCCATTGTCGCCACCGGCCGGTCCGACTATCCGAACCAGGTCAACAACGTGCTCGGCTTCCCCTACATCTTCCGAGGCGCTCTCGACGTCAGGGCGAGCGAGATCAATGACGAGATGAAGATCGCCGCCGCAAACGCTCTGGCGGAACTCGCCCGCGAGGACGTGCCGGACGAGGTCGGCAAGGCCTATGGCCGCACGTTGCATTACGGTGAGGGCTACATCATTCCGGCGCCGTTCGATCCGCGCCTGATCGTCAAGGTCTCCTCCGCCGTGGCTCAGGCCGCCATGGATACCGGCGTTGCCCGCAATCCGATCGCAGACATGGATGCCTATCGGGCCGAACTCGGCGCCCGGCTTGACCCGACCTCCTCCAGCCTGCAGGTCATCTTCGACCGAATCCGCGCCAATCCGCAGCGCGTCGTCTTCGCCGAGGGCGAAGAGGAGCGGGTGATCCGCGCCGCCGTCACCTTCCGCAATGGCGGCTACGGCATTCCGGTGCTGGTCGGCCGGGAAGATGTGATCAAGGAGAAGATCATCGAGCTTGGCATCAAGGGCGCCGAGACGCTGGAAATCAACAACGCCAAGCTGTCTGAGCACAACGAAGCCTATACGGAGATGCTCTACAAGCGCCTGCAGCGCAAAGGGCATATCCAGCGCGACTGCCAGCGCATGGTGCATCAGGACCGAAATGTGTTCGGCGCCTGCATGGTTGCCTCCGGACATGCCGAGGCAATGGTGACCGGCCTGACCCGTAATTTCGGCGTGACCCACGAATATGTCACCCGCGTGCTCGACCCGAAGCCGGGTCAGCAGCTGATGACCTATTCCATCGTCATCAACCGAGGTCGCACGATCTTCATCAGCGATACCAACGTGAACGAGCTGCCGAGCGCCGAGGAACTCGCCGATATTGCCGTGCAGACGGCGGAACATGCGCGGGCCTTTGGCCACACACCCCGCGTCGCGCTGCTGTCCTTCTCGAACTTCGGCTATCCGCCCCGTGAGAAGGCTGTGCGTATCCGCGATGCGGTCGCAATCCTCGACGCGCGCGGTGTCGATTTTGAGTATGACGGCGAAATGTCCGCGGATATCGCCCTCGATTACGAGGCGATGAAGCGGAACTATCCGTTCTGTCGTCTCACCGGCCCGGCCAATGTTCTTGTCATGCCGGCCCTGCATTCCGCCAACATCACCTACAAGATGCTGCAGTCGATGAGCGGCGCCGCCGTCATCGGACCGATGCTGGTCGGACTGGAGAAGCCGGTGCAGATCGTACAGATGAGCGCGACCGTTACCGATCTGGTCAACGCCGCGGCCATCGCAGCCCATACCGCACTCGGGAAATAG